TAGAGACACTCCGTAATGCATTTAAAATTAAAGATATTCGAAATAGAATTATTTTTACTTTTTTCATGTTGATCGTCATCAGAATAGGAAGTCAGCTTCCTATTCCTGGTGTCGACAGCAGTGTATTTGCAAATTGGTTTGATAGTCAGACTGCGGATGGAATGGGATTTTTTGATGCAGTAACAGGTGGTTCATTTTATAATATGTCAATCTTTGCATTGAATATTACACCTTACATTACGTCTTCCATTATTATGCAGCTTCTTACAATTGCTATACCAAAATTGGAAGAGATGCAGCGTGACGGAGAAGAGGGTCGTAAGAAGATTGTTGAGATCACCAGATATTTGACAATCGCATTAGCGTTGATTGAATCAGTTGCAATGGCAATCGGATTTGGCAGAGGCGGATATTTAACAGAATTTAACGCACTGAATGTTATCATGGTAGTGACAACCTTAACAGCAGGTTCAGCAGTCTTAATGTGGATTGGTGAACGTATCACTGAAAAAGGTGTTGGAAATGGTATTTCCATCGTACTTACTATTAACATCATTTCCCGTATGCCAGATGACATTGGTTCCTTATATGAACAGTTTATATCTGGAAAATCCGTTCCAAAGGGAGTGTTAGCAGCTGTAATTATTATTGCGATTATTGTGGCAATGGTAGTTTTCGTTGTATTCCTTCAGGGCGGCGAAAGAAGAATTCCAGTTCAGTATTCCAAGAAAATTCAGGGTAGAAAACAGGTAGGCGGTCAGTCTACTCACATTCCTCTGAAGGTAAATACTGGTGGTGTTATCCCGGTTATCTTTGCACAGTCATTGTTGCAGACACCTGTTATCATTGCCAGTGTACTGAATAAGGGAAATGGTAATGGAATCGGAAGTAAGATTTTAAAAGGAATGTCCCAGTCTAACTGGTGTAATCCAAGCCAACCGATTTACAACATTGGTTTGGTAGTTTACATTGTACTTATTATTGCTTTTGCTTATTTCTATACATCCATTACATTCAATCCATTAGAGATTGCAAACAATATGAAAAAAGCTGGTGGCTTTATTCCTGGTATCAGACCTGGAAAACCAACCAGTGATTATCTGAATAAGATATTAAATTACATCGTCTTTATAGGTGCAGTCGGATTAGCAATCGTTGCATTTGTTCCAATTTTCTTTAACGGTGTATTTGGTGCTGATGTTTCCTTCGGTGGAACATCCATTATTATCATCGTCGGAGTTGTAATTGAGACATTGAAACAGATTGAATCCCAGATGTTAGTACGTTATTATAAAGGATTCTTAAACGATTAAGATTAGATGTAAGGTGTACTTTGGAGATACTGGTAGAGGCACATAGGGTGTTTTTTCTGTATCTCCAAAAGTGCATTATAAAGGGCGAAAGCGTAGTCTACAAAAAAGTGCAGTTTTACAAGAAAGGCATGGTTAAAACGATGAAAATTATTATGTTAGGTGCACCAGGTGCTGGTAAAGGAACACAGGCAAAACAGATTGCAGATAAATATAAGATTCCACATATCTCAACAGGAGATATTTTCCGTGCAAACATCAAAAACGGAACTGATTTAGGAAAGAAAGCAAAAGAATACATGGATCAGGGACTTTTGGTTCCAGATGAATTAACATGTGACTTAGTAATGGATAGAATACAGCAGGATGACTGCAAAGATGGATTCATTTTAGATGGATTCCCAAGAACCATTCCTCAGGCTGAGGCTCTTG
This genomic window from Roseburia sp. 831b contains:
- the secY gene encoding preprotein translocase subunit SecY, encoding MLETLRNAFKIKDIRNRIIFTFFMLIVIRIGSQLPIPGVDSSVFANWFDSQTADGMGFFDAVTGGSFYNMSIFALNITPYITSSIIMQLLTIAIPKLEEMQRDGEEGRKKIVEITRYLTIALALIESVAMAIGFGRGGYLTEFNALNVIMVVTTLTAGSAVLMWIGERITEKGVGNGISIVLTINIISRMPDDIGSLYEQFISGKSVPKGVLAAVIIIAIIVAMVVFVVFLQGGERRIPVQYSKKIQGRKQVGGQSTHIPLKVNTGGVIPVIFAQSLLQTPVIIASVLNKGNGNGIGSKILKGMSQSNWCNPSQPIYNIGLVVYIVLIIAFAYFYTSITFNPLEIANNMKKAGGFIPGIRPGKPTSDYLNKILNYIVFIGAVGLAIVAFVPIFFNGVFGADVSFGGTSIIIIVGVVIETLKQIESQMLVRYYKGFLND